The Hymenobacter oligotrophus genome has a window encoding:
- a CDS encoding heavy metal-binding domain-containing protein, producing the protein MKKLLSLLLAASLLTACNSKPTNEVDTAAPTAATADSAKIQQPTDEVARPATEGGTGDQTNTGQTTSYVCPMKCEGGVSNQPGKCPKCGMDLEKQS; encoded by the coding sequence ATGAAAAAGCTTCTCTCGCTGCTGCTTGCCGCCAGCCTGCTCACCGCCTGCAACAGCAAGCCCACCAACGAAGTAGATACCGCCGCGCCCACCGCTGCCACCGCCGACTCGGCCAAGATTCAGCAGCCCACCGACGAGGTAGCCCGCCCCGCTACGGAAGGCGGCACCGGCGACCAAACCAACACCGGCCAAACCACCAGCTACGTGTGCCCCATGAAGTGCGAAGGCGGCGTTAGCAACCAGCCCGGCAAGTGTCCCAAGTGCGGCATGGATCTGGAAAAGCAAAGCTAG